Sequence from the Mauremys mutica isolate MM-2020 ecotype Southern chromosome 2, ASM2049712v1, whole genome shotgun sequence genome:
TAGATCCATCCACATTATACAAATGCCTTCTAATGTCTATTCTTTGGTGCCCTCAAGTGGTGCTTTAAATTACTGATATATACACCACACTGGATTTTAGTAGTCTGGCAGTGTCAAATGTAGAAATTAATCATTATTATTGGCCTTCCTAAATGTTTTATGTGCACCTGTTTAATACTATTGTTGTGATCGTAAATAGCCAAATATATGTGGTTTTAGCTAGTATCTCATTATCAGTGTCTGGAATTTCGGGGTACTGGAGAGCTATGACATAATCAGGTATTTATCATAGGATAAAATTTACCTCTGTGCAAGGGCTTACAAGGGGCTTAAGTGATACAGAGACCTTTTGCATTTATTTCTAATTTGCCTATCATTTAAGCACCCAATCGAGATATTCCAAAGGAAAAGGGCTATTGGCCGGTTGCACAAAATaatgtgaagtcaatggagctactagGCTCATATGAAAATTTCATTCTGAATTTTCAGAATTCTAAATCaaaagtttattaataaaaggcTACTTGAAAGCTTGTAGGAGAACCCACCTGCTCCTTCCATTTCTTTAGTTCGGTGATTCTCTTTGCTTTCATGTTTTCATAAGCACTGATGGCGTTCCAAGGCACAGACTTGTCCTGGCCAGTGGGAAATGTCAGTTGATAGTTAAACAGCTGATCCTGTGCTATTTCAGTACTTTCTGGAGGTGCATCCTCAGGTTCCAGAGAGGCTATATGAGAACAATGGTACCATTAGGGTAATAATCTATGATACAGTAATCTTCTGCATTTATTTGAGTAAACCAATAAAATGAGTCTAAGAAAATTCTGTTAGTTCTCGTAGCTCACACAGGAATTAAACTTTACTTGtgtatcacagctaaataaacCTGTCATAAATTTGTGTCAGCACAAATATAGCAGAGGGTCTTTCATGAGCCAATTATTTTGTCACCATTTAGAATGCAAACTACTAGAAATGAATGATCTCACCCAACCATGGTATTCAGTGCATGTGGTGGGCTAAACTAGAGGAGACTCAAATCAAAATTGTAACCAATTTGGAGCCTTCAGTAGCGTAAGGAGGTGCCGTTTTCAATCTTGGAAGGGACTGCCCCACACATGTACTCATGACGTGTTTCAGTTAGTTCCAGGGCCTAGCTAACACATGCCAACAAAATAATTCATACAAATAGGCAACAGATCTGGCCAACATGCAGTAGatcaaataaacagggacaagccCAAACAATGAAGCACtcgggccctgattcagcaaggtacctgTACCTAACTTTAAGAATGTGAACAGTTCCACTGAAAACAACAGAGGCTGTTAACACTCATTGAGACTACTCATAtggttaaagttaggcacatactTACGTTTCTTATTGGATCAGGGTCTTAAACGGTAAAAAACAAGTGAAAAAAATAGCAATTAGTACTTTTCCTGTGATCGTATTTTGGACAAACCTACTGGCCCTTTTTACCTGGATTTCAATCACAAAAATTGCTGAAATTCTGCAATAATATCCAAATGAATCTCTCCTTGTAACACTTGAGCAACTGTGACTGGTTTTGCCCTCAGTGCAAAAATCTTCTATCCACTACCATCTAACCATGTGTTACAGTTCAAATTAAGTTTTTCATGAGATTCTGACCACTTaacactaaacaaacaaaaaaacaatagaTCCCTTTCCAATGAGGTGTAGCTGATTCTGACTCTTCCACAACCTATGTTTTGGTTTCTCCCTTGTCCTGCCTTCTCACCTTGATACTGCTATAAGCTTGTCTGAACCTTGGAAGGGGATGTGTCAtcaaatatcagggttgggagggacctcaggagatcatctagtccaaccccctgctcaaagcaggaccaatccccagacagatttttgcctcagatcccaaaatggtcccctcaaggattgaattcacaaccctgggtttagcaggccaatgctcaaatcactctGAGGGAGAGTGGCTCAAATGATGGGAAATTTTGTCTAGGAAAAATTGCTGATTCTTCCCTGTTTTGCATCGAAATTTTAAACTTTTCTAAATTGTCCAACAAGCTCAACCACAGCTGATCATTGTCAATGCCTCTCTccttcagtggtgctggaactaggggtgctactgcaccccctggctcgaagcagcaataacaaaccccacactggtggTTTCCATCAGCAGCACCCCCGCTATAAAAATGGTGCCAGCACCCCTGCTCTCCTTCGATCACTGCTTATTCCATGCACCCTGTACAATCAACAGTAGCTAGGCTTTAAGTTCTGTGTAGCACCTGCCCTAAGAAGCCTGGAGTATATGTAGGGAGACACAGTATCGATATACCTGCAGCCTCTGCCATCCGCATCCCTTCTGCATCTGCTGTTGGCAGGCATGCCCCTTGCCCCCGGGTGAGGGCATACAGGGGTCTGAGCTCCCCTGGCCGCACCTGGCAGCTGAGCCCCCGGCCACAGCCCGCTGTGTACACCCCGCAGGCCTCCCCCAGCTGGAGGGCACAGGTCTGGCAGCAGCCACAGCCCGGCGGATGGGCCCTCTCTGGGCAAGCGGCGGGCACCGGCGGGCACAGCGCCAGCTTCTCCTCCGTGCACGGGGCACAGTGCAGCGGCTGGAGGGCGGCCCCGGAGGCGAGGCGGGGGCCGaggagcagcagccagcagccgCAGATCAGAGCCCTTCTGCCGGTCATGGTGGCGTGGAGCTGGGTCCGCTACACCCAGGGGCTGCGGGCTGCAGGCAGAGTCTTCACCGGCGAGCCCAGCCGCGGCCCTTTATACCCGGCTTTGCTGCCTATTAATCTTTAACCCCAGGTTAGCTATTATCTGCGCGGGAGGGTTGGCGAAGCATCCTGTCATTGGCAGTTCGGGTCTCCTACCTCTCTCGCCCCCCTTcaggtctcttccccccccctccctttattAATTTTTCTCTTTAAAGTTGCAATCATacttttatttgaaaaaacaGGCGTGGGAGTGAGCCCAGGGGAAGCGGATGGTGCTGGGCTCTTGTTTTTCCCTCTTTCTCCTTTTGTTTGTCACCAGACTCCCCCTTTTCTGGACGCTCAATAAAGatttaaatataaaaaggaaggaggggggacgcggcgggggaaAACCCCTTGACACAGAAGCAGCTGACCTAATAGCGCCACAGCAatgaaagagggggaaaaaaacacaactcCCCTTGTTTAATTTTCGTCATGTGGCTGTAGGTTATGAGGACACAGACATACCAACCGAGAGGCCCCGAGGGCAATAAAACTATCAGGATCCGGTAACTACTGAACTCATGCACGTAGGAGCTCATGTCATTAACCTGTTGGGAAGGATTGTTTTGCCAAGATTGGGCCGGTTTCCTGTGGATGTGCTCAGTTTCTGCCGCTCTTTGATGAAAGTtacagggggcgggggagggatctCAGCCATGAGCACTTGGTGTTGTGGGAGAACAATGCTTGTCAAACAGATAGAGAAGAAATGTAACTTTCCTGCATCTCTCAGCCACTTTGCCTCCCCATCTCGTCTCAGATCTCATCTGACAACATTTGCTTTCTCTTTTGCATACAGTAGCTGTCactaaaataaaggaaaaagaaataaccTTTACTGTTGTACcacagtaaaataaatgtatcATGGCATTTGCACTATGTCCTAGACTTGAAATAGCAAATTCCccagtatctattgggtttccgggacaAATTCCCCAGTAAAGCCAGCTTCTGCAGTGTGTGAAATGGTTTCCTTTTTGTTCTTTAAACTGAATTCCTCTCCCCCTCCGCTCCTGAAAACATTTTGGGATACATTTTGCATGAAAGAAAGTGAAATAAAGATGCATTGTACTGTGAATTGTTTTACATTGTGTCCTTTGGTCCTGTCTTCAAGCTGAAGACATCCCTCATTTACAGCTGgagggctacattttcaaaagcgactagTAATCTTAGGTACTCAGTCTGACATATTTTGATGAGGTCTGGTTTTCAGAAACTGCTAAGCACTAACCCTCTGAAAATCTGGTTCCTTTAGGTGTTTTCAGTTGCGTACCCAAAAATCAAAGCACTTCAAATCATTAGTCACTTGCAAAAGTTGTAAGCCAGAGTATCTCCAGTGACTTTAAAagagttactctgggtttacattGGTGGAAataggagcagaatttggcccaacgcCCTGGCACAGGAGTTCCATGGTAAAAGCACAGCACTTGTGTCTTTTCCAAGTCTGATACTTATTTTCTCATGAGCTTATACATTCTTCTCCACCTGCAAATCTTGCACCGAAAGAAGCTAAGGAGTCCCAGGCAGTCTGCTGGGTAAGGAAAATTACAATTTTGTGAAATTCTCTTAAACTAGTTACTGGAAATGATAAAGACCAAAGATCATATATGTTTTTGCTTTGAAGTGGACTATTTTGAACAGAATTGAGTATAACTACTGACTGTTCAACATCAAGAATCTCCTGCACATCAAATGACTGTGTATCACGTATTTTAGCAATCCTAATTGCTATCTCAAGTTCCTTGGAGCAAAAGGGGGACATGGAAAGAGGTGAAGCACTGTCACTACAACAAAGTGCAACCCTTTCTaaaagggtttgtttgttttttactacATTATTAAGGTttaaataaaagaagaaaatgcTAATGCATATGTTACCACTCCTAGTTGAGCATTACCAACAATAGGTCTGATCTGCCAAATTCTGATTCAAATCTTATTCTTCCCAGAGCCCCTGGTGTTCAGGTCCTTGGAGTTTTATTTTTGGTTCATTATGTTGATAAGAGACAGCTGCAAATACCTGAGCGAGATCAGAACTTTTTCTATTAGTTGGGGGTATGTGGCTCTGGGATTTGTTCAGACTCACCTCTAATTATGAGCAAACAAAATCATGAATTATTCAGTAGcctggggatttttttctttctacagTTGCTGGTGCACATCAAGTTACAGGCCTGCTTTTTCACTGCTTTCCATCTTCTGTGGTTATTTACACCTCTGCACAGAGAGGGTAAAAATCTGCTAAACCAGATGTTGCATGGGCTTAAATGACTGCCCCAAGGTCAAGGTGGTGGGGAATCAGGCTCTAGCTATCTTTTACTATGTAAGTAGTTTACTTACTTTAGAACAGAACAGAACTACCTAAGACAGCCATAATCAATGAAGTGATGCTTGTGCAGCTGTTTATGTTTGCTCTGTTTGATGTAATACTACAACTTCCCAACCCAACCCACATCCCTGCCCTTGACATAGCTTTAAAGAACACAAACAGTGCAGATAAGAgtcacaggattaaaaaaaagtgttcaccATGTAAAATTGTGTTTACTGAAAACTGTTGACAGTAATTTTTAGGTGTTCTTACTAGTGTCATCTTATCTGAGCTATTCATCATGGAACAGCACATGGATCATAGTCTCTGTGTACTTGTATGCACTCACCAGGCTCTCTGTCATTTCATTCAGTGACCTCATTTTGTATGTTAAAAtaagttgcttttttaaaaagaaagatacGATTAAGGTGCTCCTTGAGGGATCATGTCACATAAATGTTATGTGAACCTTGTCTCAGTGTACAGAAACGTGGAGGTGATCATTGCTCATCCTTTTCCCCTATTCAGCAGAAATTCAGTAGTCTTGTAAAATAATGTCCTGCCATTTCTGCTGGCCATTCCCCAGGCAGTAGAATCATTGTTATAATTTCCCTCTATGTGCGATATTGAGCCTGAGTTCTAAGTTTAATATCCTAAATATCTTATATCCTAAATATCCTAATATCTTGCACACTAGAGAGCAGCAAATAATGTATTCAACCAACTTAGCCCTTTATTCTGTTTGAGAAACTTGTTTGAGATTATGATTTTTCtcaaatgtattcattattcaAATTTATTTATCAAATAATTTCTAGGAATAATTGTTGGTCTGTAGATTGCTCACAAGCAGTTTCTTATAAGTGTCTGAAATCACATCTATTGTTGGTTAATTGTGATTGGATACACAGGTCACATGTTGTTTCTGTATTCAGAATGGATACATGTAactcttagggtatgtttacactaaaCACTTAAGTCAACCTATATTAAGTCAGTTTACatccaccacagtaattactgcgaTGATTCATGTACACACAGCCCACCTTGGgtcggtggtgtgtgtcctcaccaggTGCGTGTCCCCACTGacctaagaggggcagtgtggggagctgagagtcTGGTCTCTCAGCTATGCTAGCAGTTCCCTCCCAGGAACTCTGTCACATTGGCTCAGCTGCCTTACAG
This genomic interval carries:
- the IGFBP1 gene encoding insulin-like growth factor-binding protein 1; this translates as MTGRRALICGCWLLLLGPRLASGAALQPLHCAPCTEEKLALCPPVPAACPERAHPPGCGCCQTCALQLGEACGVYTAGCGRGLSCQVRPGELRPLYALTRGQGACLPTADAEGMRMAEAAASLEPEDAPPESTEIAQDQLFNYQLTFPTGQDKSVPWNAISAYENMKAKRITELKKWKEQGPCQKDLYRALDKLAKAQQRTGENIYKFYLPNCNKNGFYHSKQCETSLAGEPAGCWCVYPRSGKRIPGSPELKGDPECQQYLSSQE